The genomic stretch AGCCGATCACGCTGTCGGTGAGCGCCTCCAGCGCCAGCAGGTTCAGCGTGCTGCCGCCGTTGTCGATCGTCTGGTCGTCTCCAGGTGTCAGCCGCTTGCTCAGCCCGTTGAACGCCCGCGGATCGAAGGTGTCATCGCCGTTGATGATCGCCGCCTCAAGCGTCAGCCGCATCGAGCGCACCTTCATCTCGGTCTGGGCAGCGCGGGCCTCAGGACCCTGCAGGTCCACGATCGAGCGGTCCACATCCAGGTCTCCCCCGAACAGGTGCACGAACTCCGAATCGGAGTTGATGACGCCGTAGCTCTGGCGGTAGCCCTCGTTGACGGCCCGGAAACCGACGCGGGGCAGCTTGGTCTCTGCCGGGAAGCTCAGGGAGCCGCCCACGAGGTTGCGGAAGGGCAGGCGGCGCAGCAGCTCCCCTTCCGCGAAGGTCTTGAGCACCGCCAACTGTTCAGCGCGGCGGGCGTATTTCTGCGCCTCGATCAAGGTCAGGCCCAAGGGCACGCTCCAGGGGCCTGGCCCCAGTGACAACAACAGCTGTTGCCAGGTGTCCCCACGCCCCAACCACCGAGGAGACAGAACCGTGGTGGCCCAGCTCCTGGTGGAGCGGCTACGCGCAGCCCTCCTCATGGTCCGGGCGGCCTCAAGGGCTGCGCAAGTCAGCCGGACTGGTGCGTTGGCTTCGCTGCGCTCCGCATTGCAGAGGGGGCTGCCCCTTGACCCCGCCCGGCCTGCTTCGGGGTCTCCGCTACGCCTGCCATGGCTTCCGCATCCCGGATCCGCGCCTTCCAGCTCCTGAGCTCCCGCACCCTGGAGTGCCTGTGCGAGGAGGCATCGGCCCACCGCCCGGCTCCTCTTGAGCGGCTGGAGCGCCTCTGCGCCGATCTGCTCTTCGATCGCCAGCTCCTCAATCCTCATCGGGTGAGCTCCTTCCCCGAAAGCGAGCTGCCCTTCTGAGAGAGGCGGCCCCGGCTGCGGCTGGGGCGCTCTCGTTTTGCCCGTAGCCGACGGCCCCAAGCCGGCACTGGCAACAGGGCTCAGCAGCACCAAGCCCATGGCCAGCCCCATGACCCCCGAGCGGTTCCAGGACCGCTTTGAAGCCTTCCGCGGTGAACCCCAGCAGGTTTCCGGCGTCTGGACCCTGCATGCCGCGATCGCTGCACTTCCCGGCAGCGAGACCGTCCTCGATGAGCAGGCCCCCTGGGCGCTCACCTTCAGCCAGAAACCCGCTGCGCCCCCGGCGCCGGCAGTCCCCAGCGGCGGCCTCGATCCCCGCGGTTCAGAGGAAGTCGGCATGGCCGGCCCCCAGAAGGCTGCCCCGGTCCAGCCCGGCGACACCTACCTGCTGGTGAATGACCGGGACCAGGACATGGAGGCCTACGACCACACCGGGGCCTTCCTCTGGACAATCCCCTGCCTGGCCCGCGGCCAGGGCGCCGACACCGACTGGAGCCACAACAGCACTGACACCCCGCCAGGCCTCTACAAGCTCGGCCAGCTCTACGCCGACTACGAGCAGAACCCCAACCCGCCCTGCTCCGACACCGCCATGGGCTACGGCTGGTACTCCTTCGACATGGAGGAGCTGGAGAACCAGGAGGTGGCCGTTGGCCGGGCCGGGATCATGCTCCATGGCGGCGGCTCGGCCTGCGGCTGGCCCGGGGCTTGGGCACCGCAGCAGCCCCTGCACCCCACCCTCGGTTGCGTACGCCTGCACAACGCCGATCTGCGCGACAAGGTGCTGCCCCTCTACCGCCAGGGCACCGTCTATGTGGGGGTCTTCCAGGAAAAAAAGTGACGCCGGGGCTGGTGCTGCCACCGGCTGGGGCCTGATCGCGACGGAGGAGCGGCGATGCAAGCCAACCCAGCACCCCGACCGCCCAAGCCGCCGTTCGACCGCGAACGGTTTGTGTTCAAGATCCTGGCGGTGGTGATCGGCACCCAGCTGCTGATCTATTCCCTCGCCGCTGGGGTCTGCGGCCAGCGGGCGATGGAGGGCAGGCCGATCGGCCAGATCTGCCCCGGCACGTTGGAGCAGCTGCAGGGCGGCTTTGATTCCACCCTCAAGTTGCTGCTGGCTCTGCTGGGTGGAGCAGCGCTGACGCGCATGGACCGGTAACGCCTGGGAGCGGGAGGAGGGCTTGCTCCGGGCCTCTCCAGTCTGAGGCCCGTCCTGCAGTCGGGCCTCCGCTGGGATCGGTCCCGTCGCTGCGCCACACCTGGCGCCGATCGTCATGGCCACGCTCTCATCTGCCGCTTCTCCTTTCTGCAGGCCAGAAGAGGATCCGTTCCTGCTGCTCGAATCCACGCTGCGCTCGGTGGAGGAGATCCTGCTGCGTCGTCGTGGGCTGCCGCTGCGCCGCACCTGGATCGAGCAGCCCTATGGAGAAGAGGAAATCACCCTGCTGGAGGAGGAGGTGATTCCGGCGATCCGGCAGTGTCTGGCACGGGTCGATGAGCTGGATGAGCGGCTTTTGGCCCAGCAGGAGCTGATGCAGCGCTGTGAGCTCGAGCTGCAGCGCCAGCCACTGTCTGTGCAGAAGCTGCAGATGGTCTGAGCGCCATGGATTGGGGGCTGCAACTGCGGCCCCCTTGCCTGTCTCTCGATCCCAGGGTTGGTGGAGCAGCTCCACTGCTCGGGCGCGGTGGGCGTTCAGCACGGAGTTGCATCCATGCCCGTGGGGCGTGGCTGGCCGGGCGAAGCGAAACCCCTCCGCAGCCTGCCCCTGCGGCTTGCGCTGGCCAGGGCTGACGCGAGGCTCGCTGGGGCTCGCCCCTGGCCAGCACTGCGCCTGCAGGGCGTCTGGTCGGTGTTCTCCGCTCCACCCCAGCCATGGCCACTCCCCAAGGCCCCGTCTGCGAAGTCCGCCTGCTTGTGGTTCACCGCTATCAGCCAGGAGTCCAGAAGCTCGGCACCACCCCCTGTGAGGTCGAGTTCTTGGGCCGCCGCGGCAAGCCCGTCAAGAAGATGCGGCTGATCCCCGCCGAGAAGGCGTTCGCCTTTGCCCGCAAGCTGCAGGGCACACCCGGCTGCACCGTCTCGGTCTGCTGAGCCTGGGGGCTCAGGCCCGGCTGCCGGTTGGTGGCCGGGCCTTACAGCCAATGGCGGTAGGCACTCCGCTGCCGGCGGGCCCTGGCTTTGGAGCGAGCACTGCCGAACTGAGGACTGCTGCCGTCACGGCGACGGCGCACCCAGACGCCACGGCGAATGAGCTGGCTGTCCTGGGGATTGGCCCGACGGGCGGCCACGATCGCCCCATAGCCCCGTTTCTGCTGGCGTTGAGCACGGGAGCGGGCCTGGCTGGCGCTGGCGGCCGGCACCACCGTGGCGGTGGATCGGTTGCGCCAGAACACCAGATACCAGGCCATCGCTCTACCGGCAGGGTGATCAGCGCCGCGGTGCAGCCGCCCTGGGCGTGGTGCCCTTGACGGCCTCCAGATAGAGCTCGGCCGTACTCAGGGTCTGCAGATTCACCGCGCCGCCGTGCTCATGGCCCGTTTCAGGCACAGCAGCCGAATAGAGGCCGCTGCGCTGCTGGAACAGGAAGCTGTACACCGGGTGGCGGCGCAGCTCCTCCATGTAGTCGCCATCGCTCAGGGCCACCCCGTCGGCGGTGAGGGGCTGGCCCTTGCCGTCCACCGGCAGCAGCCGCTCGCGGCCATCCACATCCGCCAGCTGGAAGTGGCCGCCGCACAGCGTCACGAAAGTGTCAAAGAAGGTGCCCCGTTCGTCGCCACCCACGCGGCCCTCGGCCTCGGAGAACAGGCGCTCCATCAAGCGCTCCTTGCGCAGATTCTGCACCTGAGAGCGGGCCTCGTCCCGTTCCTTTTCAACGCTGCGCACGCGACGCAGGTTGGCCTCGTTGAGCTGGCGCTCGCGCTCGCCCACCTGGCGCTCGAACTCCTCGCGCTTGCGTTCGGCGTCCTGCAGGCGGGCGTATTCGTCCGGGTTGATCTCCGAGAACCGCGACAGCTGGGCACGGGCCTTGCGCAGTTCTTTCTCGAGCTGGTT from Synechococcus sp. CBW1107 encodes the following:
- a CDS encoding major capsid protein, which produces MGLTLIEAQKYARRAEQLAVLKTFAEGELLRRLPFRNLVGGSLSFPAETKLPRVGFRAVNEGYRQSYGVINSDSEFVHLFGGDLDVDRSIVDLQGPEARAAQTEMKVRSMRLTLEAAIINGDDTFDPRAFNGLSKRLTPGDDQTIDNGGSTLNLLALEALTDSVIGYGGDKVLIASKAARRQISTASRQAGGDLYEVIDSRHYFEGVEILLVEEDAEGNAVLGYDEPGDTTSIYCCVLGDAAVCGLQGPFEGRYGISVRDFGEVHDAPVFRTRVDWYVGFAVCNRKAAARLFNVAPMPLVLP
- a CDS encoding L,D-transpeptidase; the protein is MASPMTPERFQDRFEAFRGEPQQVSGVWTLHAAIAALPGSETVLDEQAPWALTFSQKPAAPPAPAVPSGGLDPRGSEEVGMAGPQKAAPVQPGDTYLLVNDRDQDMEAYDHTGAFLWTIPCLARGQGADTDWSHNSTDTPPGLYKLGQLYADYEQNPNPPCSDTAMGYGWYSFDMEELENQEVAVGRAGIMLHGGGSACGWPGAWAPQQPLHPTLGCVRLHNADLRDKVLPLYRQGTVYVGVFQEKK